A genomic window from Emys orbicularis isolate rEmyOrb1 chromosome 8, rEmyOrb1.hap1, whole genome shotgun sequence includes:
- the TSPAN1 gene encoding tetraspanin-1 produces the protein MGCFSFLKVMMILFNLAIFLGGGTLLGVGIWVAVDGSSFSSIFGSSSNLPFVNVSYFLIVIGAILVVLGFLGCCGAQKESKCLLIMFFSIVLIIFIAEIAAAVVALVYTSLAETILESTVTPTLKNQYGKVPQVTEIWNTTMSTVKCCGLTNYTDFTDSYYYKEHNNTYPAFCCNPVSIPCNATAAHSSNVEGCFKQLLSDIRKNAGVVGGVAAGICALEIAAMVVSMYLYCQLDKK, from the exons ATGggctgcttcagtttcctcaagGTTATGATGATCTTGTTTAACCTGGCCATATTT CTTGGCGGAGGGACGCTCCTGGGTGTCGGGATCTGGGTCGCCGTGGACGGGAGCTCGTTCTCCAGCATATTTGGCTCGTCCAGCAACTTGCCGTTTGTGAACGTGAGCTACTTCCTCATCGTCATCGGCGCCATCCTGGTGGTGCTtggcttcctgggatgctgcggGGCCCAGAAAGAGAGCAAATGCCTCCTGATCATG TTCTTCTCGATCGTGCTGATCATCTTCATTGCTGAGATCGCTGCTGCGGTGGTGGCGCTGGTCTACACGTCTCTC GCGGAGACCATCCTGGAATCAACGGTGACTCCGACGCTGAAGAATCAGTACGGGAAGGTTCCTCAAGTCACGGAGATCTGGAACACCACCATGAGTACG GTGAAATGCTGCGGCTTGACGAACTACACAGACTTCACTGACTCTTACTACTACAAGGAACACAACAACACGTACCCAGCGTTCTGCTGCAACCCCGTCAGCATCCCGTGCAATGCGACAGCTGCACACAGCAGCAACGTAGAG GGTTGCTTCAAGCAGCTGCTGAGCGACATTCGCAAGAACGCGGGCGTGGTGGGGGGCGTGGCGGCAGGGATCTGTGCACTAGAG ATCGCAGCCATGGTGGTATCTATGTACCTGTACTGCCAGCTGGATAAGAAGTGA